The Penicillium digitatum chromosome 6, complete sequence genome has a window encoding:
- a CDS encoding LYR family protein, whose translation MPSTFRASRSGRHLDGAPNRTRTGQIDHDVFEGLPVRRWSRQQHTFSQAPKPDDSEFSIQGPGGGPTLPELPMPRDSQLLPPISRALLRAARAGCIHIRQGSRPADDEDKSVADAEDPSSSSQMADRSFTTRKWMTLPKHLEPAEVEFLAKRRPGLSSLYGATAGTDGSASGPMRRTKFKKVDPETGNISVYEAWVPEGHRIEGEITGDLQTIAEQSQVPVKPEAPAPGTVVEGVGIVNAEGVVVAEAGSAAVMTPPKRRPPPPKRKGKGIGKGRKKKVMFAPGEGADAATVHGVGLTTGNGEGGVNREGQHDASHMSIDQAGQDEDDEDGDEGDESDDGDDSMIDAKTPDTPQPLSGTEFADQPSFETSAEQSADVDMADAVPENQPPAPETSLPIEKEKQNQPENTPGMDFGALASKVPSEKAEVTQSNEKPIISEYDNPPTYPAGSAVTPSEPAELSAAANEAQIPHTKAQEEEVIEPMADLTPKGEPALPIQQENATALPPASSESPLETPVARGHSEIERTAASDDVLAEPWESKQIPSEFISHPGTQEQPSTTTEPDQQSPSEPSRPSLYPEEAKDVEMGDAPAPEQSLGVDAQSSANPDLPQAIPPVESTIAAATDSNLLEKPRPTANERTEAASKTSVPDQSVAAEAELQEDSRSTEAKQANNEPEQLPDTIPQAGLSEST comes from the exons ATGCCTTCCACG TTCAGAGCCTCGCGCTCAGGGCGACACCTCGACGGTGCCCCAAACCGTACCCGCACCGGCCAAATTGACCACGATGTCTTTGAGGGATTGCCAGTGCGTCGCTGGTCCCGACAGCAGCACACCTTCTCTCAAGCGCCCAAACCTGATGACTCGGAATTCAGCATTCAAGGCCCAGGCGGAGGTCCAACGCTACCAGAGCTCCCAATGCCAAGAGATAGCCAGCTCTTGCCGCCAATCAGTCGTGCACTCCTTCGAGCAGCCCGTGCCGGATGTATCCATATTCGCCAGGGCAGTCGACCAgctgatgatgaggataaAAGCGTGGCAGATGCGGAGGAcccgtcatcttcatctcaGATGGCCGACCGGAGCTTCACAACTCGCAAATGGATGACGCTTCCCAAACACCTCGAGCCTGCAGAGGTTGAGTTTCTGGCAAAGAGACGTCCTGGTCTTTCATCACTTTATGGTGCCACTGCTGGTACGGATGGGTCGGCTTCTGGGCCCATGAGGAGGACGAAATTCAAGAAAGTTGATCCTGAAACAGGCAACATCTCCGTCTACGAGGCGTGGGTGCCTGAGGGCCATCGTATTGAAGGAGAGATCACTGGTGACTTGCAGACGATTGCCGAGCAGAGCCAAGTCCCTGTGAAGCCCGAAGCGCCCGCACCTGGGACGGTTGTCGAGGGGGTCGGTATTGTCAATGCTGAGGGTGTTGTTGTTGCGGAGGCTGGATCAGCAGCTGTTATGACACCTCCAAAGCGACGTCCACCCCCACCTAAAAGAAAGGGCAAAGGGATTGGAAAGGGCcggaagaagaaggtcaTGTTTGCACCTGGCGAAGGGGCTGATGCCGCGACAGTACACGGAGTTGGCCTTACTACTGGTAATGGGGAGGGTGGTGTCAATAGAGAAGGCCAGCATGATGCTTCGCACATGTCAATCGACCAGGCTGGtcaagatgaagacgatgaagatggcgACGAAGGTGATGAGAGCGACGATGGTGACGATTCCATGATAGACGCGAAGACTCCTGATACCCCCCAGCCTCTGTCTGGCACAGAGTTCGCGGATCAGCCTTCATTCGAAACTTCTGCCGAGCAGTCAGCCGATGTCGACATGGCAGATGCCGTTCCTGAAAACCAGCCTCCTGCGCCGGAAACTTCTCTACCAATCGAAAAGGAGAAGCAAAATCAGCCTGAAAATACCCCAGGGATGGATTTCGGCGCTCtggcttccaaggttccttCGGAGAAGGCTGAGGTCACCCAATCAAATGAGAAGCCGATCATTTCGGAGTATGACAACCCTCCCACTTATCCCGCCGGATCTGCTGTGACGCCAAGTGAACCTGCCGAGCTTTCAGCTGCAGCCAACGAAGCTCAAATTCCACATACTAAGGCGCAAGAAGAGGAAGTCATAGAGCCGATGGCTGACCTTACACCAAAGGGAGAACCTGCGCTTCCCATTCAGCAGGAAAATGCGACTGCCCTGCCACCTGCTAGCAGCGAATCCCCCCTAGAAACCCCAGTGGCACGTGGGCATTCAGAAATTGAGCGGACTGCAGCATCGGACGATGTCTTGGCAGAGCCTTGGGAATCCAAACAGATTCCAAGCGAGTTCATCTCGCATCCTGGCACACAAGAACAGCCCTCGACAACTACTGAACCGGACCAACAAAGTCCCTCTGAACCTTCCAGGCCCAGTCTATACCCAGAAGAAGCGAAAGATGTTGAGATGGGAGATGCCCCGGCCCCGGAACAAAGCCTAGGGGTAGATGCCCAGTCTTCCGCGAACCCAGACTTGCCTCAAGCAATACCACCTGTGGAGTCCACCATAGCTGCTGCTACAGATTCTAATCTACTAGAAAAACCAAGGCCCACCGCAAACGAAAGGACAGAAGCAGCATCCAAAACAAGTGTCCCTGATCAAAGTGTCGCTGCCGAAGCAGAGCTGCAAGAAGATTCTCGGTCTACGGAAGCTAAGCAAGCCAATAACGAACCCGAGCAGCTCCCAGACACGATCCCACAGGCTGGTTTGTCTGAGTCTACATGA
- a CDS encoding Complex 1 LYR protein yields MSVTSLHRETAFQARSLFRSLLRYSGQFSNYNFREYARRKTRDSFRKHQNTTEERRIQELIQEGLQSLRLLKRQTIISQFYQLDKLVVEGQKTGKETGNHGGIVRQKDTGWD; encoded by the exons ATGTCTGTCACGTCCTTGCATCGTGAGACTGCCTTCCAGGCACGATCTTTG TTCCGCTCCCTTCTGCGCTATTCTGGACAATTTTCCAACTATAACTTCCGTGAATACGCTCGTCGGAAGACAAGAGACTCATTCCGCAAGCACCAAAACACTACAGAAGAACGCCGGATACAGGAACTGATCCAGGAGGGACTTCAAAGCTTGCGCTTGCTGAAG AGACAAACGATCATCAGCCAGTTCTATCAGTTGGATAAGTTGGTGGTGGAAGGCCAGAAGACT GGAAAGGAAACCGGGAACCATGGAGGCATTGTTCGCCAGAAGGACACTGG TTGGGATTAA